A single Planktothrix serta PCC 8927 DNA region contains:
- the iscB gene encoding RNA-guided endonuclease IscB produces the protein IALVQGNKVIWGAELTHRGQTIKMSLESRRSLRRSRRNRKTRYRQPRFLNRKRREGWLAPSLQHRVETTLTWVSKLIRFTPIDLIVQELVRFDLQQLENPEISGIEYQQGELQGYEVRQYLLEKWSRKCAYCGVENVPLEVEHIHPKSQGGTDRISNLAIACHDCNQKKGNQDIQDFLSGKPDLLHRILRQAKQPLKDATAVNSTRWALFNRLKETGLSVSTGSGGLTKFNRTRLNLPKTHWLDAACVGKLETLKVLTNKPLLIQATGRGTRQMCGTDQYGFPTRHRSRIQIHKGFQTGDIVKAVVTKGKKIGFYLGRVLCRASGSFDIVTQNGRVTGISHKYCQSIHKKDGYSYGF, from the coding sequence ATTGCATTAGTTCAGGGAAATAAAGTAATTTGGGGTGCAGAATTAACCCATCGGGGTCAAACAATTAAAATGTCTTTGGAATCTCGACGTTCATTACGTCGTTCCCGAAGAAACCGTAAAACTCGTTACCGTCAACCTCGATTTCTCAATCGAAAACGGCGTGAAGGTTGGTTAGCACCCAGTCTTCAACATCGAGTAGAAACAACTCTAACTTGGGTCAGTAAATTAATTAGGTTTACACCCATTGATTTAATTGTTCAAGAGTTAGTCAGATTTGACTTGCAGCAACTTGAAAATCCTGAAATCTCTGGAATTGAGTACCAACAAGGAGAGCTACAGGGATACGAAGTTCGGCAATATTTACTGGAAAAATGGAGTAGAAAATGTGCCTACTGTGGGGTTGAAAACGTACCCTTAGAAGTAGAACATATTCACCCCAAATCCCAAGGTGGAACTGACCGAATTTCTAATCTTGCTATTGCTTGTCATGACTGTAATCAAAAGAAAGGAAATCAAGATATTCAAGATTTCCTATCGGGTAAACCTGACTTACTACATCGGATTTTGAGACAAGCTAAACAACCGTTAAAAGATGCTACTGCTGTAAACTCAACTCGATGGGCACTGTTTAATCGATTAAAAGAAACAGGTTTATCTGTTTCAACTGGCTCCGGTGGTTTAACTAAATTTAACCGCACTCGATTAAATCTACCTAAAACCCATTGGCTAGATGCAGCTTGTGTTGGGAAACTTGAAACTTTAAAGGTGTTAACTAATAAACCCTTATTGATTCAGGCAACAGGACGTGGCACTCGTCAAATGTGTGGTACGGATCAATACGGATTTCCAACGCGACATCGCTCACGAATACAGATTCATAAAGGTTTTCAGACGGGCGATATTGTTAAAGCTGTTGTTACTAAAGGCAAGAAAATAGGCTTTTATTTGGGTCGAGTTCTCTGCCGTGCATCTGGTAGTTTTGATATTGTTACTCAAAATGGAAGAGTAACAGGAATTAGTCACAAATATTGTCAATCAATTCATAAAAAGGATGGTTATTCTTATGGATTCTAA
- the ppk1 gene encoding polyphosphate kinase 1: protein MSKSKKTEPKITKDINLQDPQYYLSRELSWLEFNRRVLAEALDPRTPLLERLKFLAIFSSNLDEFFMVRVAGIKRQIEAQVNKVTPDGRTPQQQLNAIHERLLPMVAQQHQYFEQQIKPELAQNGIHLLSYIDLNQEQRTYLQRYFEEGIFPVLIPLAIDRSHPFPYLSNLSLNLAVVLKNPETKEELFARVKVPSSLPRFIALPKELRVQANGEYAAWIGVPIGQVIAHNLESLFPGMDIQDYYIFRITRDADLAVQEDEADDLLLAIEQELRKRRVGGSVVRLEINSSMPDYLRNLLADELELEPEDIYTVDGLMGLRDLMSFISLPLPELKDKPWSAALPRWMKDSEDIIPATSGEDEKDIFAILRQKDVLVHHPYYSFSATVQQFINQAAHDPNVLAIKMTLYRTSGDSPIVTALIDAAENGKQVAVLVELKARFDEENNIQWAKKLEQTGVHVVYGLVGLKTHTKIVMVVRQEADGIRRYVHIGTGNYNHKTAKLYTDLGLLSARPELGADLTDLFNFLTGYSRQQSYRKLLVAPVNMRQRFLDLIRREAEHAHHGKTGRIVAKMNSLVDPEIIATLYEASQAGVGIDLIVRGMCSLRPGLEGISDNIKVISVIGRFLEHSRIFYFSNAGKEEVYIGSADWMPRNLNRRVEAITPIEDPEIAKELEEILGIMLSDNCKAWDLKPDGQYIQRHPAENSPELIAHNIFMENALNS from the coding sequence ATGTCCAAATCTAAAAAAACCGAGCCGAAAATTACCAAAGACATCAATCTTCAAGATCCGCAATATTACCTTAGCCGTGAACTCAGTTGGTTAGAATTCAACCGTCGGGTTTTAGCAGAAGCCTTAGATCCTCGGACTCCTCTATTAGAAAGGCTGAAATTTTTAGCGATTTTTAGCTCTAATTTAGACGAATTTTTTATGGTGCGAGTGGCGGGAATTAAGCGCCAAATTGAAGCTCAAGTTAATAAAGTTACCCCCGATGGTCGAACACCTCAACAACAACTCAATGCCATTCATGAACGGTTGTTACCCATGGTGGCTCAACAACACCAATATTTTGAACAACAAATTAAACCCGAATTAGCTCAAAATGGAATTCATTTATTAAGTTATATTGATCTTAATCAAGAACAACGAACTTATTTACAGCGTTATTTTGAAGAGGGGATTTTTCCGGTTTTAATCCCCTTAGCCATTGACCGCAGCCATCCCTTTCCCTATTTATCAAATCTGAGTTTAAATTTAGCCGTTGTTCTCAAAAATCCAGAAACCAAAGAAGAATTATTTGCACGGGTAAAAGTGCCGAGTTCTTTGCCTCGATTTATTGCTTTACCCAAGGAATTACGAGTGCAAGCTAATGGGGAATATGCTGCTTGGATCGGGGTTCCAATTGGTCAAGTAATTGCTCATAATTTAGAATCCTTATTCCCCGGAATGGATATTCAAGATTATTACATTTTTAGGATTACACGGGATGCTGATTTAGCAGTACAAGAAGATGAAGCCGATGATTTATTATTAGCCATTGAACAAGAATTGCGAAAACGTCGAGTCGGGGGGTCGGTTGTTCGTTTAGAAATTAATAGTTCAATGCCGGACTATTTACGCAATTTATTAGCAGATGAATTAGAGTTAGAACCGGAAGATATTTATACGGTAGACGGGTTAATGGGGTTACGCGATTTAATGTCTTTTATCAGTTTACCTTTACCCGAATTAAAAGATAAACCTTGGAGTGCTGCTTTACCCCGTTGGATGAAAGATAGTGAAGATATTATTCCGGCGACTTCGGGAGAAGATGAAAAAGATATTTTTGCAATTTTACGACAAAAAGATGTCTTAGTTCATCACCCGTATTATTCATTTTCGGCAACCGTTCAACAGTTTATTAATCAAGCTGCCCATGATCCTAATGTCTTAGCGATTAAAATGACATTATATCGGACTTCAGGGGATTCTCCGATTGTCACGGCTTTAATTGATGCGGCAGAAAATGGCAAACAGGTTGCGGTTTTAGTCGAATTAAAAGCTCGATTTGATGAAGAAAATAATATTCAATGGGCGAAAAAATTAGAACAAACGGGGGTTCATGTTGTCTATGGATTAGTAGGTTTAAAAACTCACACCAAAATTGTTATGGTCGTGCGTCAGGAAGCGGACGGAATTCGCCGTTATGTTCATATTGGAACCGGAAACTATAATCACAAAACGGCTAAACTGTATACCGATTTAGGGTTATTAAGTGCTCGTCCAGAGTTGGGAGCAGATTTAACAGATTTATTCAATTTTCTGACCGGATATTCCCGTCAACAATCCTATCGTAAATTGTTAGTTGCACCTGTGAATATGCGACAACGATTTTTAGACTTAATTCGTCGGGAAGCAGAACACGCCCATCACGGAAAAACGGGTCGAATTGTTGCTAAAATGAATTCCTTAGTTGACCCGGAAATTATTGCCACCTTATATGAAGCTTCTCAAGCGGGAGTTGGGATTGATTTAATTGTTCGAGGAATGTGTAGTTTGCGTCCGGGTTTAGAAGGAATTAGTGATAATATTAAGGTGATTAGTGTGATTGGACGATTTTTAGAACATTCTCGGATTTTCTATTTTAGTAATGCCGGAAAGGAGGAGGTTTATATTGGTTCAGCAGATTGGATGCCTCGCAACTTAAATCGCCGGGTTGAAGCCATTACTCCCATTGAAGATCCTGAAATTGCTAAAGAGTTAGAAGAGATTTTAGGGATTATGTTATCGGATAATTGTAAAGCTTGGGATTTAAAACCGGATGGTCAATATATTCAACGTCATCCGGCAGAAAATAGCCCAGAATTAATCGCCCATAATATCTTCATGGAGAACGCTTTAAACAGTTAA
- a CDS encoding RNA-guided endonuclease InsQ/TnpB family protein, giving the protein MVESMAKANKTMGVQQVLLSPDPETRALLEYLCQQSGKLYNTGIYFARQTLFKTGKLLTGKFNLAFEPSVAKSLLAQSMPSTPMQQTLMSVTESFKSFKNLRDLYTKGQLHFRPKPPGYLKGCKLFKVAYPNSGGQRPTIINGQLRFSLGLTVKRWFGVSEFFLPMPSNVDYSKVKEFTILPKNGAFYLEISYEVEKQKHELDSNQALSIDLGTADNLAACVDTLGNSFLIDARAMKAMNQLWNKKVSTRKEGKSQGYWDNWLDRITRKRNHQMRDGVNKAAKQVINHCLKYGIGTLVMGWNEGFKINANLGNLNNQKFVQMPLGKLKSRVKQLCDLHGIRFXGQKLCNCRLLQSL; this is encoded by the coding sequence ATGGTCGAATCAATGGCTAAAGCTAATAAGACAATGGGAGTACAGCAAGTTTTACTTTCTCCCGACCCTGAAACCCGTGCCTTACTAGAATATCTTTGTCAACAATCAGGTAAATTGTACAACACAGGAATTTATTTTGCCCGTCAAACCCTTTTTAAGACAGGTAAATTATTAACAGGAAAGTTTAATTTAGCTTTTGAGCCATCGGTAGCTAAGTCTTTATTAGCACAATCAATGCCATCAACGCCGATGCAACAAACCTTGATGTCGGTAACAGAATCTTTCAAATCTTTTAAAAATTTGAGAGATTTGTATACAAAAGGTCAATTACATTTTCGACCTAAACCCCCCGGCTATCTCAAAGGTTGTAAATTGTTCAAGGTTGCCTATCCTAATTCGGGAGGACAAAGACCAACAATAATTAATGGTCAACTTAGATTCTCTTTAGGATTAACGGTTAAAAGATGGTTTGGAGTATCTGAATTTTTCTTACCTATGCCATCAAATGTTGACTATTCAAAAGTTAAAGAGTTTACTATTCTTCCCAAAAATGGTGCTTTTTATTTGGAAATATCTTATGAAGTAGAAAAACAGAAACATGAATTAGATAGTAATCAAGCCTTGTCTATTGATTTAGGAACTGCTGATAATTTAGCAGCTTGTGTTGATACCTTGGGAAATTCCTTTCTAATTGATGCCAGGGCAATGAAAGCTATGAATCAACTTTGGAATAAAAAAGTATCAACACGCAAAGAAGGTAAATCTCAAGGATATTGGGATAATTGGTTAGACCGTATAACTCGTAAACGCAATCACCAAATGCGTGATGGTGTTAATAAAGCAGCTAAACAAGTGATCAACCATTGCCTCAAATATGGTATTGGAACTTTAGTAATGGGTTGGAATGAAGGGTTTAAAATTAATGCTAATCTAGGTAATTTGAATAATCAAAAATTTGTTCAAATGCCTTTGGGCAAACTAAAATCCCGTGTAAAACAACTTTGTGATTTACACGGGATTAGGTTTANGGGACAGAAGCTCTGCAATTGTCGCCTCCTCCAGTCCCTTTAA
- a CDS encoding DUF2605 domain-containing protein, with the protein MLSPNLPEESELLKTILQPLLEDFEYWFQRSRHLLETEEMSFLTQPQQSDLLNRIREAQQEVGAAKTLFQVTEGKVGIEMTVLMPWHKLLTECWQVAARFRIEQANQVKN; encoded by the coding sequence ATGCTAAGTCCCAACTTGCCTGAAGAATCCGAACTTCTGAAAACGATATTACAACCGTTGTTAGAGGATTTTGAATACTGGTTTCAACGGTCACGGCATCTTTTGGAAACAGAGGAGATGTCCTTTTTGACTCAGCCACAACAGTCTGACCTCCTAAACCGGATTAGAGAAGCCCAACAGGAAGTCGGTGCTGCTAAAACTCTGTTTCAGGTAACGGAGGGAAAAGTTGGAATTGAAATGACTGTATTAATGCCTTGGCATAAACTCTTAACGGAATGTTGGCAAGTCGCGGCTCGCTTTCGCATCGAACAAGCCAATCAAGTTAAAAATTAA
- a CDS encoding Uma2 family endonuclease yields the protein MLASKLETFLNSEENLQGSEVRYITDKVSWQYYETLLTQLQDSLEFRLTYLDGILEVMSPSRNHESIKTRIGTLLEIYFLETDTEYYPTGSMTLRNPEQRGGTEPDESYCIGINKEIPDLAIEVVITSGGINRLEVYQRLGVHEVWFWQNNQFLVYHFRSKNVEQFQQTSGYELIHKSEILPHLDLAVLAESVQHPNPLIAAKTFRQTLNQ from the coding sequence ATGTTAGCGAGTAAACTGGAAACGTTTCTTAATTCTGAAGAAAATTTACAGGGTTCAGAGGTTCGTTACATTACAGATAAGGTAAGTTGGCAATATTATGAAACCCTATTAACTCAATTACAAGATAGTTTGGAGTTTCGCTTAACTTATTTAGATGGAATTTTAGAAGTTATGTCACCGAGTCGCAATCATGAAAGTATTAAAACCCGAATTGGAACCCTTTTAGAAATCTATTTTTTAGAAACAGATACAGAATATTATCCCACAGGTTCGATGACATTGCGGAACCCAGAACAACGCGGGGGAACTGAACCGGATGAAAGTTATTGTATTGGAATTAATAAAGAAATTCCTGATTTAGCGATAGAAGTTGTGATTACCAGTGGGGGAATTAATCGTTTAGAAGTTTATCAAAGATTGGGAGTGCATGAAGTTTGGTTTTGGCAAAATAATCAGTTTCTAGTTTATCATTTTCGGTCTAAAAATGTAGAACAATTTCAGCAAACATCAGGATATGAATTAATCCATAAAAGTGAAATTCTTCCCCATCTCGATTTAGCTGTATTAGCGGAATCTGTCCAACATCCTAATCCTTTAATAGCTGCAAAAACATTCCGTCAAACATTAAATCAGTAA
- a CDS encoding response regulator, translating to MVTAKAQQWERENFSGMDVAAVFAKPFRPLKLAEQISQALNWLG from the coding sequence TTGGTAACGGCAAAAGCTCAACAGTGGGAACGAGAAAACTTTTCCGGGATGGATGTGGCAGCTGTGTTTGCCAAACCTTTTCGTCCGTTAAAATTAGCAGAACAAATTAGTCAAGCCCTGAATTGGCTGGGCTAA
- the thrS gene encoding threonine--tRNA ligase — MSIAESDGSQEPLEKKVHLPKTSESEALKRIRHTASHVMAMAVQKLFPKAQVTIGPWIENGFYYDFDSPEPFTEKDLKAIHKEMAKIIKRKLPVIREEVSREEAQQRIQKIGESYKLEILEGLQEPITLYHLGDQWWDLCAGPHVENTLEIDPNAIELESVAGAYWRGDETKAQLQRIYGTAWETPEQLAEYKRRKEEALRRDHRRLGKELGLFIFSDLVGPGLPLWTPKGTLLRNTLENFLKQEQLKRGYLEVTTPHIGRVDLFKTSGHWQKYKEDMFPMMAEDEEAKENELGFVLKPMNCPFHIQIYKSELRSYRELPMRLAEFGTVYRYEQSGELGGLTRVRGFTVDDSHLFVTPEQLNDEFIKVVDLILSVFNSLQLKNFKARLSFRDPSSDKYIGSDDIWDKSETAIRQAVETLGMNYFEGIGEAAFYGPKLDFIFQDALEREWQLGTVQVDYNLPERFDLEYVAEDGTRQRPVMIHRAPFGSLERLVGILIEEYAGDFPIWLAPVQFRLLPVSQDFLPFAQEIALKLRSLGVRAEADISNERLGKLIRNAEKHKIPVMAVVGAKEVESNCLNIRTRADGELGAIPVGDVITRMQQAISSYSNF, encoded by the coding sequence ATGTCTATAGCAGAGTCCGATGGTTCTCAAGAACCATTAGAGAAAAAAGTCCATTTGCCCAAAACCAGTGAATCTGAAGCCTTAAAGCGGATTCGCCATACAGCTTCCCACGTTATGGCAATGGCGGTACAGAAACTGTTTCCCAAGGCACAAGTCACCATAGGCCCCTGGATTGAAAATGGGTTTTATTATGACTTTGATAGTCCTGAACCCTTTACCGAGAAGGATTTAAAAGCCATCCACAAGGAAATGGCTAAGATTATCAAGCGGAAACTCCCCGTAATTCGGGAAGAAGTCAGTCGGGAAGAAGCCCAACAACGCATCCAGAAAATAGGAGAATCCTATAAACTGGAAATCCTCGAAGGCTTACAGGAACCGATTACCTTGTATCATCTAGGTGATCAATGGTGGGATTTGTGTGCAGGGCCACACGTTGAGAATACCCTTGAGATTGACCCGAATGCGATTGAACTCGAAAGTGTAGCGGGTGCTTACTGGCGAGGGGATGAAACCAAAGCCCAACTGCAACGGATTTATGGGACAGCTTGGGAAACTCCCGAACAATTAGCCGAATATAAACGCCGCAAGGAAGAAGCCCTCCGACGTGACCATCGCCGTTTAGGGAAAGAGTTAGGCTTATTTATCTTTTCGGATTTAGTCGGGCCAGGATTACCCTTATGGACACCGAAAGGAACCCTATTACGGAATACCTTAGAGAATTTCCTCAAACAAGAACAACTCAAGCGGGGTTATTTAGAGGTAACGACTCCCCATATTGGCCGGGTCGATTTATTTAAAACATCGGGACATTGGCAGAAATATAAAGAAGATATGTTCCCGATGATGGCCGAAGATGAGGAAGCTAAGGAAAATGAACTGGGGTTTGTCCTCAAACCGATGAACTGTCCTTTTCATATCCAAATTTATAAAAGTGAATTACGTTCCTATCGAGAACTTCCCATGCGTTTAGCGGAGTTTGGGACAGTTTATCGTTATGAACAATCAGGAGAATTAGGCGGGTTAACCCGGGTTCGAGGGTTTACAGTCGATGATTCCCATTTATTTGTCACCCCGGAACAGTTGAATGATGAATTTATCAAAGTTGTAGATTTGATTCTTTCAGTGTTCAACAGTCTACAACTGAAGAACTTTAAGGCCCGATTAAGTTTCCGTGACCCTAGTTCTGATAAATATATTGGCTCTGATGACATCTGGGATAAATCAGAAACGGCTATTCGTCAGGCGGTGGAAACCTTGGGAATGAACTATTTTGAGGGTATCGGAGAAGCCGCATTCTATGGCCCGAAATTAGACTTTATCTTCCAAGATGCTTTAGAACGGGAATGGCAATTGGGAACCGTTCAGGTTGACTATAATTTACCGGAACGTTTTGATTTAGAATATGTGGCCGAAGATGGGACTCGTCAACGTCCGGTGATGATTCATCGTGCGCCCTTTGGCTCTTTGGAACGATTAGTGGGAATATTAATCGAGGAATATGCCGGAGATTTCCCCATCTGGTTAGCCCCAGTGCAGTTTCGGTTATTACCTGTAAGTCAGGATTTCTTACCCTTTGCTCAAGAGATTGCTCTCAAATTACGGTCGCTTGGGGTTCGTGCTGAAGCCGATATTAGTAATGAACGCTTAGGGAAATTAATTCGCAATGCTGAGAAACATAAGATTCCTGTGATGGCGGTAGTCGGAGCCAAGGAAGTTGAGTCCAATTGCTTGAATATTAGAACTCGCGCGGATGGAGAGTTAGGCGCTATTCCTGTTGGGGATGTAATTACACGGATGCAACAGGCTATTTCTAGTTACAGCAATTTCTGA
- a CDS encoding Uma2 family endonuclease, with the protein MLASKLETFLNSEENLQGSEVRYITDKVSWQYYETLLTQLEDSLEFRLTYLDGILEVMSPSRNHESIKTRIGDLLLIYFLETDTEYYPTGSMTLRNPEQRGGTEPDESYCIGINKEIPDLAIEVVITSGGINRLEVYQRLGVREVWFWQNNQFLVYHFRSENFAQFQQTSGYELINSSELLPHLDLAVLAESVQHPNPLMAAKTFRQTLNQPKKW; encoded by the coding sequence ATGTTAGCGAGTAAACTGGAAACGTTTCTTAATTCTGAAGAAAATTTACAAGGTTCAGAGGTTCGTTACATCACAGATAAGGTGAGTTGGCAATATTATGAAACCCTATTAACTCAATTAGAGGATAGTTTGGAGTTTCGTTTAACTTATTTAGATGGAATTTTAGAAGTTATGTCACCGAGTCGCAATCATGAAAGTATTAAAACCCGAATAGGGGATTTATTACTGATTTATTTTTTAGAAACAGATACAGAATATTATCCTACAGGTTCGATGACATTGCGGAACCCCGAACAACGTGGGGGAACTGAACCGGATGAAAGTTATTGTATTGGAATTAATAAAGAAATTCCTGATTTAGCGATAGAAGTTGTGATTACCAGTGGGGGAATTAATCGCTTAGAAGTTTATCAAAGATTGGGAGTGCGTGAGGTTTGGTTTTGGCAAAATAATCAATTTTTGGTTTATCATTTCCGGTCTGAAAATTTTGCACAATTTCAGCAAACATCAGGATATGAATTAATTAACTCTAGCGAACTTCTTCCCCATCTCGATTTAGCTGTATTAGCGGAATCTGTACAACATCCTAATCCTTTAATGGCCGCAAAAACCTTTCGTCAAACCTTAAATCAGCCTAAAAAATGGTAG
- a CDS encoding EVE domain-containing protein, with the protein MNYWLIKSEPESYSIQDLKRDRTSIWDGVRNYQARNFLKQMQRGDLAFFYHSNTKPPGIVGLAKIIENHQIDPTQFDLNSPYFDPKATPNSPRWHTVKVEFVEQFSALISLDTLKQTFNAEEFGVVKRGNRLSVMPVLPAVAETILRLKSS; encoded by the coding sequence ATAAATTATTGGTTAATAAAATCAGAACCGGAGAGTTATAGTATTCAGGATTTAAAACGCGATCGCACTTCAATTTGGGACGGGGTGAGAAATTATCAAGCTCGAAATTTTCTCAAGCAAATGCAAAGGGGAGATTTAGCGTTTTTTTATCACTCTAATACTAAACCTCCGGGAATTGTGGGACTGGCTAAAATTATTGAAAATCATCAGATTGATCCGACTCAATTTGATCTCAATAGTCCCTATTTTGACCCCAAAGCAACGCCAAATTCCCCTAGATGGCATACGGTTAAAGTCGAATTTGTGGAGCAATTTTCTGCTCTAATTAGTTTAGATACTCTCAAACAAACCTTTAATGCTGAAGAATTTGGCGTTGTTAAACGGGGAAATCGCTTATCCGTCATGCCTGTTTTACCCGCCGTTGCAGAAACAATTTTAAGGTTAAAATCATCATGA
- a CDS encoding type II toxin-antitoxin system RelE/ParE family toxin, producing the protein MGYQVVWSPQAIDDIDAIAAYIARDSISYAAAVVQRIIEVTRNLSSSPEDGIMVQEFGDENIREQFAYTYRIIYQIQNDIVTIGAVIHGKTLLKFELSQQ; encoded by the coding sequence ATGGGTTATCAAGTAGTTTGGTCGCCTCAAGCCATTGATGATATTGATGCAATTGCTGCTTACATTGCACGGGATTCAATTTCTTATGCGGCGGCGGTTGTCCAGAGAATCATTGAGGTTACGCGCAACTTGAGTTCATCTCCTGAAGATGGAATCATGGTTCAAGAATTTGGCGATGAGAACATCCGTGAACAATTTGCTTACACCTATCGAATCATTTATCAAATTCAAAACGACATTGTTACCATTGGAGCCGTGATTCACGGTAAAACGTTATTAAAATTTGAATTGAGTCAACAATAG
- a CDS encoding DUF2973 domain-containing protein, which translates to MLHLVYILAFTVIAFLAVRNLIHSLLTVGLESQKLHEPRNYGGSMNSGRTQKMLHPELLDETGNLINEPLLVMRSLSVQDARNQLDNLYKSSPGYVDDTRDEE; encoded by the coding sequence ATGTTACACTTGGTTTACATCCTGGCTTTTACCGTTATAGCTTTTCTGGCTGTTCGTAACTTAATTCACAGTCTTTTAACAGTGGGTCTGGAATCCCAGAAACTTCACGAACCTCGCAATTATGGCGGGTCAATGAACTCAGGGCGAACGCAGAAAATGCTCCATCCCGAACTGCTAGATGAAACCGGAAATTTAATTAATGAACCTTTGTTAGTGATGCGATCTTTGTCCGTTCAAGATGCGCGAAATCAATTAGATAATTTATATAAATCCTCTCCGGGTTATGTAGATGATACTCGTGATGAAGAATAA
- a CDS encoding slr1306 family protein, with translation MSPPPVPLNQELVEKAIAQTQTLIQRLATESPTQNSRLEALQQQTDQLNTHLQRTDLRIAVTGNKGVGKTALLQRLQSDWLTQHPQTLSLTEVSVAELDSSLPNLLTVADIVLFITAADLTDPEFKILSGLIANHHRVILVWNKQDQYLIGDQPVILQQLKTTLTGVLSSDDIVAIAASPNPVKVRQHQEDGTVQEWLEPQLPILDSLTKHLDSIVSQEQQVLVLATTYREALGLRQEAKEIVNQMRREQALPLIEQYQWIAAAATVANPVPALDMLATAAVNAQLVMDLGAIYQQKFSLQQGQEVATTISTQMLKLGLVEISTQTLTSLLKSNTVTFIAGSLVQGVSAAYLTRIAGLSLIEYFQAQEIQLEATDNPSLNWDNLKKTLQTVFQQNQQASLLQSFVKQAINYLSVQFKPKQTVESSAS, from the coding sequence TTGTCGCCTCCTCCAGTCCCTTTAAATCAGGAATTAGTGGAAAAAGCGATCGCCCAGACTCAAACTCTGATCCAACGTCTGGCCACAGAATCCCCTACTCAGAATAGCCGTTTAGAAGCCCTGCAACAGCAAACGGATCAACTCAACACTCACCTGCAACGAACAGATCTGCGGATCGCCGTTACGGGTAACAAAGGTGTGGGAAAAACGGCTTTGTTACAAAGGTTACAGTCGGACTGGCTGACTCAACACCCTCAGACCTTAAGTTTGACAGAAGTTTCAGTTGCAGAACTAGATTCTTCTCTCCCCAATTTATTAACGGTGGCGGATATAGTTCTATTTATAACTGCCGCCGATTTAACTGACCCCGAATTTAAAATCCTCTCTGGACTGATAGCAAATCATCATCGAGTTATTTTAGTTTGGAATAAGCAAGATCAATATTTAATTGGCGATCAACCTGTAATTTTACAACAGTTAAAAACCACGTTAACTGGGGTGTTATCTTCGGATGATATTGTTGCGATCGCAGCCTCTCCGAATCCGGTGAAAGTCCGTCAACATCAAGAGGATGGGACTGTTCAAGAATGGCTAGAACCGCAATTACCGATCCTGGATTCTTTAACAAAACACCTCGATTCTATTGTAAGTCAAGAACAGCAAGTCTTAGTATTAGCAACAACCTATCGAGAAGCGTTAGGATTGCGACAGGAAGCCAAAGAAATTGTTAATCAAATGCGTCGAGAACAGGCGTTACCTCTGATTGAACAATATCAATGGATTGCAGCAGCCGCAACGGTGGCGAATCCAGTTCCAGCTTTAGATATGTTAGCAACGGCGGCGGTTAATGCCCAATTAGTCATGGATTTAGGGGCGATTTATCAACAAAAATTCTCCCTTCAACAAGGTCAAGAAGTTGCAACAACAATCAGCACTCAGATGTTGAAATTAGGGCTTGTGGAAATCTCCACCCAAACCTTAACCTCGTTATTAAAAAGTAATACTGTAACGTTTATTGCTGGAAGTCTGGTTCAGGGGGTGAGTGCAGCCTATTTAACCCGAATTGCGGGGTTGAGTTTAATTGAGTATTTCCAAGCGCAGGAAATTCAATTAGAAGCCACTGATAATCCCAGTCTGAATTGGGATAATCTCAAGAAAACCCTACAAACGGTCTTTCAGCAAAATCAACAGGCGAGTTTATTACAGTCCTTTGTTAAACAGGCCATCAATTAT